In one window of Tenacibaculum mesophilum DNA:
- a CDS encoding GlmU family protein yields MNYILFDGDVRTALLPFTYTRPVADIRVGILTIREKWEKYLGLTTTTVTEEYLEEKYPMVEMEENVLLNASFLPTKPLVEMVKNLQNNQAIFKGEDVIAFYTTDTQEEVDFSSYEHIEFEDDIIQIKNTWDIFSLNDKAIRADFDLITEGRKSEPIPETVNCVNRNDIFVEKGAKLTFATLNASTGPIYIGKKAEIMEGVVVRGALAMCENSVLKLGAKIYGATTLGPYCKVGGEVNNSVLFGYSNKGHDGFLGNSVLGEWCNIGADSNNSNLKNNYAEVKLWNYETGRFAKTGLQFCGLMMGDHSKCGINTMFNTGTVVGVSANIFGSGFPRNFVPSFSWGGASGFTEYKTNKVFEVADVVMKRRGIEFDEREKQILDHVFEETKQYRNY; encoded by the coding sequence ATGAACTATATTTTATTTGATGGTGATGTACGTACAGCTCTACTACCATTTACATATACACGACCAGTAGCTGATATTAGAGTAGGTATTTTAACTATTAGAGAAAAGTGGGAAAAATATTTAGGCTTAACAACAACTACCGTAACAGAGGAGTATTTAGAGGAAAAATATCCTATGGTTGAAATGGAAGAAAATGTATTATTAAATGCCTCTTTCTTGCCAACTAAACCTTTGGTTGAAATGGTTAAAAATCTACAAAACAATCAAGCTATTTTTAAAGGTGAAGATGTTATTGCTTTTTATACGACAGATACTCAGGAAGAAGTAGATTTTTCTTCTTATGAACATATAGAGTTTGAAGATGATATAATTCAAATAAAAAATACTTGGGATATTTTTTCGTTAAATGACAAAGCAATTAGAGCTGACTTTGATTTAATAACCGAAGGTAGAAAATCGGAACCAATTCCAGAAACTGTTAATTGTGTTAATAGAAACGATATTTTTGTTGAGAAAGGAGCTAAACTAACTTTTGCAACGTTAAACGCTTCAACTGGACCAATTTATATTGGTAAAAAAGCTGAAATAATGGAAGGTGTAGTTGTACGAGGTGCTTTAGCTATGTGTGAAAATTCAGTATTAAAATTGGGAGCTAAAATTTATGGAGCTACTACTTTAGGACCTTATTGTAAAGTAGGAGGAGAGGTGAACAACTCAGTATTATTTGGGTATTCAAATAAAGGACACGATGGGTTTTTAGGAAATTCAGTATTAGGCGAATGGTGTAATATTGGAGCTGATAGTAATAATTCTAACCTTAAAAATAATTATGCAGAAGTTAAGTTGTGGAATTATGAAACAGGACGTTTCGCTAAAACTGGATTACAATTCTGTGGTTTGATGATGGGAGATCATTCAAAATGTGGAATTAACACAATGTTTAATACAGGAACAGTTGTTGGTGTTTCTGCGAATATTTTTGGAAGTGGATTTCCAAGAAATTTTGTTCCTTCATTTAGTTGGGGAGGAGCATCAGGTTTTACTGAATACAAAACAAATAAAGTCTTTGAAGTTGCAGATGTGGTAATGAAAAGACGAGGTATTGAATTTGATGAAAGAGAAAAACAAATTCTAGATCACGTTTTTGAAGAAACAAAACAATACAGAAATTATTAA
- a CDS encoding TonB-dependent receptor plug domain-containing protein, with protein sequence MSIFSQEKVDISFIDAPLLNVLKETETLFKVKFSFSTEVINDKNISFKKKKCELVYLINEIQRQTSLIFNKINERYYYITINSTFKSNEYNLLKEVLVTNYITSGINKKRNGTISIIPKQLGVLPGLTEPDILESLKIIPGVQSPNETAAGIYIRGGTPNQNLVLWDGIKMYYSGHFFGMISAFNPYTTKEINLSKSGTGARYGNRVSGVIDIKTTNKIPQKITGSFGLNMTHADALLTIPFSKKTAFSISARRSFSDVLKTFTFDKLSMRVFQTFDDNQESQIIDKNIKFSRDNKFNFSDYTTKFIYTPSKDESLNISFLYTNNQMLNNFVIPRYKDKYNDELEIHNTGVSVNWNKQSSEKKTHNIKSYFSNFKLKYKGNYNYIDDYLILLSTKNNSLTDFGLSYNMNYSFNDKTDLFWGYDFTSTKAAYELKYLIDLEGNRNSSIQKDKVTNNTHSIFTEYIYDNNNWNINSGIRLNYFSKIDKFVFEPRLYLEKKLTSSLSFKASFEQKHQTLSQIIEFQTSRLGFDLENQIWAQVNDNNIPLQKSLQVSAGILFNKNNWKIDIEPYYKKVSGMTSQTSGYNDQTNDFSNGKGKIHGIDILINKKFNNYRTWVNYSYTKNKFKFLDLENKFFPANHDITNYLSWSHAYKLNSYEFSLGWIFRTGNPYTAVKRFYTDDEGIPRIIIDSDNINGLRLPNYSRLDASMTYSFNFSKNWKGKLGFSLLNLFNNKNILSRTYNAIPIRNSDNEIEYKLKEVNKISLGITPNFVFRVNF encoded by the coding sequence ATGTCTATTTTTTCTCAGGAAAAGGTAGACATTTCTTTTATTGATGCTCCTTTATTAAACGTTTTAAAAGAAACAGAAACTCTTTTTAAAGTAAAATTTTCTTTTAGTACAGAAGTCATTAATGATAAAAATATTTCTTTTAAAAAAAAGAAATGTGAACTTGTTTATCTTATCAATGAAATTCAACGTCAAACATCATTAATTTTTAATAAAATTAATGAGCGATATTATTATATAACAATAAATTCAACATTTAAATCAAATGAATATAATCTTTTAAAAGAAGTTCTTGTAACTAATTATATTACTTCTGGTATTAATAAAAAAAGAAATGGAACTATATCTATTATTCCAAAACAATTAGGTGTTTTACCTGGTTTAACTGAACCAGATATACTAGAAAGTTTAAAAATTATTCCTGGTGTTCAAAGTCCTAATGAAACAGCTGCAGGAATATATATAAGGGGCGGAACTCCCAATCAAAACTTGGTTTTATGGGACGGTATAAAAATGTATTATTCTGGTCATTTCTTTGGAATGATTTCAGCATTTAACCCTTATACAACCAAAGAGATTAACCTTTCTAAAAGCGGTACAGGAGCTAGGTATGGTAATAGAGTATCTGGTGTAATAGATATTAAAACTACAAATAAAATACCGCAGAAAATAACTGGAAGTTTCGGATTGAACATGACGCATGCTGATGCACTTCTTACTATTCCTTTTTCAAAAAAAACTGCTTTTTCTATTTCTGCAAGAAGGTCTTTTTCTGATGTTTTAAAAACTTTCACCTTTGATAAATTGTCTATGCGTGTTTTTCAAACATTTGATGATAATCAAGAAAGTCAAATAATAGATAAAAACATTAAATTTAGTAGAGATAATAAATTTAATTTTTCAGATTATACCACAAAATTTATATACACCCCTAGTAAAGACGAATCTTTAAACATTAGTTTCTTATACACAAATAATCAAATGCTTAACAATTTTGTAATTCCTAGGTATAAAGACAAATATAATGATGAGTTAGAAATCCATAATACCGGTGTAAGTGTAAATTGGAATAAACAATCTTCGGAAAAAAAGACTCATAATATAAAAAGTTATTTTTCTAACTTTAAATTAAAATATAAAGGAAACTATAACTATATAGATGATTATTTAATTTTATTATCAACTAAAAATAATTCTTTAACCGATTTTGGGCTTTCCTACAATATGAATTATTCTTTTAACGATAAAACAGATTTATTTTGGGGTTATGATTTTACATCTACGAAAGCTGCTTACGAATTAAAATATCTCATAGACTTAGAAGGAAATAGGAACTCTTCGATACAAAAAGATAAAGTTACAAACAATACACATTCAATTTTTACGGAATATATATATGATAACAATAACTGGAATATAAATTCTGGCATACGATTGAATTACTTTTCAAAAATCGATAAATTTGTTTTTGAACCTAGATTATATTTGGAGAAAAAACTTACATCAAGCTTAAGTTTTAAAGCTTCTTTTGAACAAAAACACCAAACATTGAGTCAAATTATAGAGTTTCAAACTTCCAGATTAGGTTTTGATTTAGAAAATCAGATATGGGCTCAAGTAAATGATAATAATATTCCTCTACAAAAAAGCTTACAAGTTTCAGCGGGAATACTTTTTAATAAAAATAATTGGAAAATTGATATTGAACCTTACTATAAAAAAGTTAGTGGTATGACGTCTCAAACAAGTGGTTATAACGACCAAACCAATGACTTTTCTAATGGTAAAGGTAAAATACATGGTATTGATATACTTATAAATAAAAAATTTAATAATTATAGAACTTGGGTTAATTATTCATATACAAAAAATAAATTTAAATTTTTAGACTTAGAAAACAAGTTTTTTCCTGCAAATCATGATATAACTAATTATCTTTCTTGGTCTCATGCTTACAAATTAAACAGCTATGAGTTCTCTCTTGGGTGGATATTTAGAACAGGAAATCCCTATACTGCCGTTAAAAGATTTTATACAGATGATGAAGGAATTCCTCGTATTATTATAGATTCAGACAATATAAATGGGCTTCGACTTCCTAATTATAGTAGATTGGATGCATCTATGACGTATTCTTTTAATTTTTCTAAAAACTGGAAAGGTAAATTGGGCTTCTCTTTACTTAATCTTTTTAATAACAAAAATATTTTAAGTAGAACTTACAATGCTATTCCAATTAGAAATTCTGATAATGAAATTGAATATAAGTTAAAAGAGGTTAACAAAATATCTCTAGGAATTACACCTAACTTTGTTTTTAGAGTTAATTTTTAA
- a CDS encoding FecR family protein, whose protein sequence is MNINYKEETFLARWIANELTAEELKEFQKTDVYHQFKAIDDASLNLKTPFYDKEEAFNKLKTDIKQSKANKKVVQLVPKWMYGAVASVILLISFLYFNNNTVDFSTKYGEQLTITLPDNSIVYLSPKSEISYDKQNWNNKRELFLTGKAFFEVEKGKSFTVKSNEGNVTVLGTKFTVNTSKNYFEIECYEGKVKVTSKSKEEIILTKGKAYRNYNNSGENWEFVGSVPSWIEGESSFNNTPLHQVIKALENQFKLKFDTSNVDTSKRFTGTFTHKNVDVALQTVFAPMKISYKLAENSSVILTY, encoded by the coding sequence ATGAATATAAATTATAAAGAAGAAACCTTTTTAGCAAGATGGATAGCCAATGAGCTAACAGCGGAAGAATTAAAAGAGTTTCAAAAAACAGATGTTTATCATCAATTTAAAGCTATTGATGATGCTTCTCTAAATTTAAAAACACCTTTTTATGATAAGGAAGAGGCTTTTAATAAACTCAAAACAGACATCAAACAATCTAAAGCTAATAAAAAAGTAGTGCAATTAGTTCCTAAATGGATGTATGGGGCGGTTGCTTCTGTTATATTATTAATTAGCTTCTTGTACTTTAATAATAATACTGTTGATTTTTCTACAAAATACGGAGAGCAATTAACTATTACATTACCTGATAATTCTATAGTATATTTATCACCTAAGTCTGAAATTAGCTATGATAAACAAAACTGGAATAATAAAAGAGAGCTTTTTTTGACAGGAAAAGCTTTTTTTGAAGTCGAAAAAGGAAAGTCTTTTACTGTAAAATCTAATGAAGGTAATGTAACTGTACTAGGAACAAAGTTTACAGTAAATACATCAAAAAATTATTTTGAAATTGAATGTTACGAAGGTAAAGTTAAAGTTACGTCAAAAAGTAAAGAAGAAATTATACTAACTAAAGGGAAAGCTTATAGAAATTATAATAACTCTGGTGAAAATTGGGAATTTGTAGGCTCTGTTCCCTCTTGGATAGAAGGAGAAAGCTCTTTTAATAATACTCCTTTACATCAAGTTATAAAAGCTTTAGAAAATCAATTTAAGTTAAAGTTCGATACTTCTAACGTTGACACTTCTAAACGTTTTACAGGTACTTTTACACATAAAAATGTTGATGTAGCGTTACAAACTGTTTTTGCTCCTATGAAAATTTCTTATAAATTAGCAGAAAATAGTTCAGTTATATTGACGTATTAA
- a CDS encoding RNA polymerase sigma factor, translating into MNKDPLKSVCEQKNFEEVFNQHSQTLRNYIYYKCGDLQQAEDIVQEAYIKLWNNCAKVVFEKAKSYLYTVANNHFLNDVAHKKVVLEHQKKNVSSGKTNETPHFILEEEEFHTKLKKAIANLPEKQREVFLLSRIDKKKYVEIADIVGVSVKAVEKRMSKALLTLKEQIGKV; encoded by the coding sequence ATGAATAAAGACCCATTAAAATCTGTTTGTGAGCAAAAAAATTTTGAAGAAGTTTTTAACCAACATTCGCAAACATTGAGAAATTATATATATTACAAATGCGGCGATCTCCAGCAAGCTGAAGATATCGTACAAGAAGCGTATATAAAACTATGGAATAATTGTGCTAAAGTTGTTTTCGAAAAAGCTAAATCTTATCTATATACAGTAGCCAACAATCATTTTTTAAACGATGTTGCTCACAAAAAAGTTGTTTTGGAACATCAAAAGAAAAATGTTTCTTCTGGTAAAACTAATGAAACTCCTCATTTTATTTTAGAAGAAGAAGAATTTCATACTAAGCTTAAAAAAGCAATAGCCAACTTGCCTGAAAAACAACGAGAAGTTTTTTTGCTTAGTAGAATAGATAAGAAAAAGTATGTTGAAATTGCAGATATTGTTGGAGTTTCTGTAAAAGCTGTAGAAAAAAGAATGAGTAAAGCATTACTTACTTTAAAAGAACAGATAGGTAAAGTATAA
- a CDS encoding M14 family metallopeptidase, translated as MQLEFKLFKTILLKKLFVLLLILVTACKQKPTKKNIEFTTLFETSNGTETPTYKEVISFYEELANTYPEISLFEIGTTDIGKPLHLVVFNTDGKTNIEELKNSSKNRVLINNGIHPGESDGIDASMLLLRDIVQNDSLKNKYKNSLICVIPVYNIGGSLNRNSHTRANQNGPKEYGFRGNARNYDLNRDFIKQDTKNAATFAEIFHTVNPDVFIDNHVSNGADYQYAITHLFTQHNKLGGNLGEFIETKMRPEIEHSLAEKGIIITPYVNVWGTTPESGWSQFFDSPRYSTGYTTLFNTLGLMVETHMLKPYKIRVEQTYELLFSALDFSKENSNKIKDLRKNAVEEIINKKTYPILFTVDKNNPTALHFKGYEGTFIDSKVTNGKRLFYDRTKPYIKKVSYYNYFVPTKEIAIPKAYILEQGWHDVVERLENNKIEFTRFEKDTLLTVEVQHIKEFETRKTAYEGHYLHYNTEVTQTRGLQVKFNNGDIYIPTNQTGIRYIIETLEAEAIDSFFNWNFFDTILQQKEGYSSYVFEDIAEEFLNNNPSLKQEFLQKVKTEEDFAKNAQTQLYWVYKKTPHYEKAHKKLPIYKLY; from the coding sequence ATGCAGTTAGAATTTAAACTTTTTAAAACTATTCTTTTGAAAAAACTATTTGTATTACTCCTAATATTAGTTACCGCTTGTAAACAAAAACCTACAAAAAAAAACATCGAATTCACCACCCTGTTTGAAACATCAAACGGAACGGAGACTCCTACTTATAAAGAGGTTATTTCTTTTTATGAAGAGTTGGCTAACACTTACCCTGAAATTTCATTGTTTGAAATAGGCACTACAGATATTGGAAAACCTTTACATTTAGTTGTTTTTAATACTGATGGAAAAACCAATATTGAAGAACTTAAAAATTCTTCAAAAAATAGAGTTTTAATCAATAACGGTATTCATCCGGGGGAATCTGACGGAATAGATGCTTCGATGCTATTATTACGAGACATCGTTCAAAATGATTCTTTAAAAAACAAGTACAAAAATTCTTTAATTTGTGTTATTCCCGTATACAATATTGGTGGCTCCCTAAACAGAAACTCACACACAAGAGCCAATCAAAATGGTCCAAAAGAATACGGTTTTAGAGGAAATGCTCGTAACTACGACTTAAATCGTGATTTTATTAAACAAGATACTAAAAATGCCGCTACATTTGCTGAGATTTTTCACACTGTAAATCCAGATGTTTTTATAGATAATCATGTAAGCAATGGAGCAGATTATCAGTACGCAATTACACATCTATTTACACAACACAATAAATTGGGAGGAAATTTAGGTGAGTTTATTGAAACAAAAATGCGTCCTGAAATAGAACATTCTTTGGCTGAGAAAGGAATTATTATTACTCCTTATGTAAATGTTTGGGGAACAACTCCAGAAAGTGGTTGGTCACAGTTTTTCGATTCACCTAGATATTCTACTGGGTACACTACCCTCTTCAATACCTTAGGATTAATGGTTGAAACTCATATGTTGAAACCGTATAAAATTAGAGTAGAACAAACCTATGAATTGTTGTTTTCTGCTTTAGATTTTTCCAAAGAAAACAGTAACAAAATAAAAGATTTACGAAAAAATGCTGTTGAAGAAATAATAAACAAAAAAACATATCCTATTCTATTTACAGTTGATAAGAACAATCCTACAGCTCTTCATTTTAAAGGATACGAAGGAACTTTTATAGACAGTAAAGTTACCAATGGAAAACGTTTGTTTTATGATAGAACAAAACCTTACATTAAAAAAGTTTCTTATTATAACTACTTTGTTCCTACCAAAGAAATCGCCATACCCAAGGCCTATATATTAGAACAAGGTTGGCATGACGTTGTAGAACGATTAGAAAATAATAAAATTGAATTTACTCGTTTTGAAAAAGATACCTTATTAACTGTAGAAGTTCAGCACATCAAAGAATTTGAAACTCGAAAAACGGCATACGAAGGTCATTATTTACACTACAATACTGAAGTTACCCAAACAAGAGGTCTACAAGTTAAATTTAATAATGGAGATATTTATATTCCTACAAACCAAACAGGAATACGTTATATTATAGAGACCTTGGAAGCTGAAGCTATTGATTCTTTCTTCAACTGGAATTTCTTTGATACTATTTTACAACAAAAAGAAGGATACTCTTCTTACGTTTTTGAAGATATTGCTGAAGAGTTTTTAAATAACAATCCCTCATTAAAACAAGAGTTTCTTCAAAAAGTAAAAACAGAAGAAGATTTTGCAAAAAATGCACAAACACAATTATATTGGGTTTATAAAAAAACACCTCATTATGAAAAAGCTCATAAGAAATTACCAATTTATAAGTTATATTGA
- the coaD gene encoding pantetheine-phosphate adenylyltransferase — MKRAIFPGSFDPITLGHLDIIERGVTLFDELIIAIGVNADKKYMFSLEERQRFIEETFKHEPKIKVLTYSGLTVNFCKEQDAQFILRGLRNPADFEFEKAIAHTNRKLSEIETVFLLTSSGKSYISSSIVRDVIRNDGDYTGLVPDAVRI; from the coding sequence ATGAAAAGAGCAATTTTTCCTGGATCTTTCGATCCAATTACTTTAGGACACTTAGATATTATTGAACGTGGTGTTACCCTTTTTGATGAATTAATTATTGCAATTGGGGTGAATGCCGATAAAAAATATATGTTTTCTCTAGAGGAGCGTCAACGTTTTATTGAAGAAACTTTTAAGCATGAGCCAAAAATAAAAGTACTTACTTATAGTGGACTTACTGTAAACTTTTGTAAAGAACAAGACGCTCAATTTATTTTAAGAGGTTTACGTAATCCTGCCGATTTTGAGTTTGAAAAAGCCATCGCACATACTAATAGAAAACTTTCTGAAATTGAAACTGTGTTTTTACTAACCTCTTCAGGTAAAAGCTATATTTCTTCATCTATTGTAAGAGATGTTATCAGAAACGATGGAGACTACACAGGCTTGGTTCCAGATGCAGTTAGAATTTAA
- a CDS encoding D-alanine--D-alanine ligase yields the protein MKKNIAIIMGGYSSEVGISLKSGNVVYKHINTEKYNAYKVHILENKWVYVDDNEEEYPINKEDFSIEIKGQKITFDCVFNAIHGTPGENGIILAYFDLIGLKHTSAPFYQMALTFNKRDTLSVVKQYGIATAVSIYLNKGDEIDCDAFIKKVGLPCFVKPNGAGSSFGISKVYTKEELIPAIEKAYEEDTEILIESFLDGTEVSVGVIQYKGETKVLPITEIVSENDFFDYKAKYEGQSQEITPARLIDSQRKRVKEVAKRVYEILNMRGFSRSEYILVNDEPHFIEMNTVPGLTEASILPQQANHAGISLTELFGNAIEMALNDKI from the coding sequence GTGAAAAAAAACATCGCTATTATTATGGGAGGTTATTCCTCTGAAGTAGGAATTTCTCTAAAAAGTGGTAATGTAGTTTACAAACATATTAATACAGAAAAATATAACGCGTACAAAGTTCATATTTTAGAAAATAAATGGGTGTATGTTGATGATAACGAAGAAGAATATCCAATAAATAAAGAAGATTTTTCAATTGAAATTAAAGGTCAAAAAATTACATTTGATTGTGTTTTTAACGCTATTCATGGTACACCAGGAGAAAACGGTATTATCTTAGCTTACTTTGATCTTATTGGTTTAAAACACACCTCTGCCCCATTCTACCAAATGGCTTTAACCTTTAATAAGCGTGATACCTTAAGTGTAGTGAAACAATACGGAATAGCAACAGCTGTTTCTATATATCTAAACAAAGGTGATGAGATTGATTGTGATGCTTTTATTAAAAAAGTAGGACTTCCTTGCTTTGTAAAACCAAACGGAGCAGGTTCTAGTTTTGGCATATCTAAAGTGTATACTAAAGAAGAATTAATTCCTGCTATAGAAAAAGCATACGAAGAAGATACTGAAATATTAATTGAAAGCTTTTTAGATGGAACTGAGGTTTCTGTTGGAGTAATTCAATACAAAGGAGAAACAAAAGTACTTCCAATAACAGAAATTGTTTCTGAAAATGATTTCTTCGATTATAAAGCTAAATATGAAGGTCAATCTCAAGAAATCACTCCTGCACGTTTAATTGATTCTCAAAGAAAGAGAGTTAAAGAAGTAGCCAAACGTGTGTATGAAATTTTAAATATGCGTGGTTTTTCTCGCTCTGAATATATTTTAGTTAACGATGAACCACATTTTATAGAAATGAATACTGTTCCTGGATTAACAGAAGCAAGTATTTTACCACAGCAAGCCAATCATGCGGGTATTTCTTTAACTGAATTATTTGGAAACGCTATTGAAATGGCTTTAAATGACAAGATATAA
- a CDS encoding PASTA domain-containing protein — MSNLTGKSGGLFEFIKSKSFLKNIIIAVVSILVFVFVLQWWLGVTTNHNQKIQVPDLHKMSLADVEQKLSELNLDFVVIDSASYNPDYPKKSIIEQDPEAGDFVKEKRKIYLTLNPSKYRDIEVPNLNGRTRRQATTHLRSIGFKVGTKVTWVHDIGKDVVRGLKYNGQKIEPGTKLPKQTTIDLILGDGNGY, encoded by the coding sequence ATGAGTAATTTAACAGGAAAATCTGGAGGTTTATTTGAATTTATTAAAAGTAAATCTTTTTTAAAAAATATAATTATAGCAGTTGTTTCAATACTAGTTTTTGTATTTGTTCTACAATGGTGGTTAGGAGTTACAACAAACCATAATCAAAAAATACAAGTACCTGACCTACATAAAATGTCGTTAGCTGATGTTGAGCAAAAATTAAGTGAATTAAATTTAGATTTTGTGGTAATTGACAGTGCAAGTTATAATCCAGATTATCCTAAGAAGTCAATTATTGAGCAAGATCCGGAAGCAGGTGATTTTGTAAAAGAAAAGCGTAAAATATATTTAACCTTAAATCCGTCAAAGTATAGAGATATAGAGGTGCCTAATTTAAATGGACGTACCAGACGTCAGGCAACAACACACCTACGTTCAATAGGGTTTAAAGTAGGAACTAAGGTTACTTGGGTACACGATATAGGAAAAGATGTAGTTCGTGGATTAAAGTATAACGGACAAAAAATTGAACCGGGAACTAAATTACCAAAACAAACAACCATCGACTTGATTTTAGGGGATGGTAACGGATACTAA
- a CDS encoding RluA family pseudouridine synthase, protein MQEDNTPEIENDDLFEHHRFVATDGQVPLRVDKFLMNFIENATRNKIQQAAKAGNVLVNDVAVKPNYKVKPKDIVRVVLTYPPHENLLVAEDIPIDIVYEDDEVIVVNKPAGMVVHPGHGNYSGTLVNGLIHHIENLPTNSNERPGLVHRIDKDTSGLLVVAKTEYAMAHLSKQFFDRTTERLYYALVWGNIEEDEGTIEGNIGRSFKNRLQMDVFPDGEHGKHAVTHYKVLERLTYVTLVQCKLETGRTHQIRAHFKHIGHTLFNDERYGGNAILKGTTFTKYKQFVDNCFKVLPRQALHAKTLGFTHPTTGEFLQFNSEVPEDITACLEKWRTYSEHSKLEE, encoded by the coding sequence ATGCAGGAAGATAACACTCCAGAGATAGAAAATGATGATTTATTCGAGCACCATAGGTTTGTAGCAACAGATGGTCAAGTACCATTGCGAGTAGATAAGTTTTTAATGAACTTTATTGAAAATGCAACTCGAAATAAAATACAGCAAGCAGCTAAAGCAGGAAATGTTTTAGTAAATGATGTAGCAGTAAAACCAAACTACAAAGTAAAGCCTAAGGATATTGTTAGGGTGGTATTAACATATCCACCTCACGAAAACTTATTAGTAGCAGAAGATATTCCTATTGATATAGTATATGAGGATGATGAAGTAATAGTGGTGAACAAGCCAGCAGGTATGGTAGTTCATCCTGGCCATGGAAATTACTCTGGAACATTAGTGAACGGACTAATTCATCACATAGAAAACTTACCAACCAACTCTAATGAACGTCCTGGTTTAGTACATCGTATTGATAAAGATACAAGTGGATTATTGGTAGTTGCAAAAACAGAATACGCAATGGCACATTTGTCTAAGCAGTTTTTTGATCGTACTACTGAACGGTTGTATTATGCTTTAGTTTGGGGAAATATTGAAGAGGATGAAGGAACTATTGAAGGAAATATAGGACGTAGTTTTAAAAATCGCTTACAAATGGATGTCTTTCCTGATGGTGAGCATGGTAAGCATGCTGTTACTCATTATAAAGTACTTGAAAGACTTACGTATGTAACCTTGGTACAATGTAAGTTAGAAACGGGTAGAACGCATCAAATTAGAGCTCACTTTAAACACATTGGACATACACTTTTTAACGATGAACGTTATGGTGGGAATGCTATTTTAAAGGGAACTACGTTTACTAAATACAAACAATTTGTAGATAATTGCTTTAAAGTGTTGCCAAGACAAGCTTTGCATGCAAAAACTTTAGGTTTTACACATCCAACAACAGGAGAGTTTTTACAATTTAACTCTGAAGTACCAGAAGATATTACCGCTTGTTTAGAAAAATGGCGAACTTATTCAGAACATTCAAAATTGGAAGAATAA